In Drosophila nasuta strain 15112-1781.00 chromosome 2R, ASM2355853v1, whole genome shotgun sequence, a single genomic region encodes these proteins:
- the LOC132785071 gene encoding serine protease grass-like: MVLFTSAFVVLLLAFPSLVLSEPGISCYTPVGDEGICISANQCPAVIDILKKYNGKLPHRIQHQIRELACNGEKGARHPICCPNISMPNLRSEVSEQPKNLSYIDPKGMEILKAITDCGRRTEILQSGVLVGNGDITRKEEFPWMALLKYETSGRPFLCGGSLITDRFILTAAHCITASANIIAVRMGEHNLGIENNCLTDTDCLPSYEEFGVEDIRRHPKYERHTNSYDIALIKLNRSVTFRPNIRPICLPIESKSQNIDDDESFYIAGWGKTEKSMHSPILLKAFVTRQHLNVCRKYYKSATLTENHICAMGYKKQETCQGDSGGPLFTQNVFNITNRFVQYGVISFGSQSCGINKNQPGVFASVLDMLPWITQNLY, encoded by the exons atggttttatttacTAGCGCCtttgttgtgcttttgctCGCCTTTCCTTCTCTCGTTTTAAGTG AGCCTGGTATAAGTTGTTACACACCTGTTGGGGACGAAGGCATTTGTATATCTGCCAACCAATGTCCAGCAGTGATTGATATTCTAAAGAAATACAATGGTAAGCTTCCACATAGAATACAGCATCAGATTAGAGAATTGGCTTGTAATGGCGAGAAAGGAGCA AGACATCCAATCTGTTGTCCTAATATTTCGATGCCCAATCTTCGGAGTGAAGTAAGCGAGCAGCCGAAGAATCTAAGCTACATAGATCCCAAAGGAATGGAAATTCTTAAAGCTATCACCGACTGTGGAAGACGAACTGAAATTCTCCAAAGTGGTGTATTGGTGGGCAATGGAGATATAACTCGAAAAGAGGAATTTCCCTGGATGGCGCTGTTGAAATACGAGACATCAGGGCGGCCTTTTCTTTGTGGCGGCAGCTTGATCACCGATCGGTTTATCTTAACTGCAGCCCACTGTATCACAGCTTCTGCCAACAT AATTGCCGTTCGCATGGGAGAGCACAATCTTGGCattgaaaataattgtttaactGATACAGATTGCCTCCCATCTTATGAGGAATTTGGTGTCGAGGATATTCGCCGACATCCCAAATATGAAAGGCATACCAATAGCTATGATATAGCATTGATCAAGCTCAATCGATCAGTCACATTTAGACCTAACATCAGGCCGATATGTCTGCCCATTGAGAGCAAATCTCAAAATATTGACGATGATGAGAGCTTCTACATCGCTGGTTGGGGTAAAACCGAAAAAAGTATGCATTCTCCTATTCTTCTCAAGGCGTTCGTCACACGACAACATCTTAATGTATGTCGAAAATACTATAAGAGTGCCACATTAACTGAAAATCATATTTGTGCAATGGGCTATAAAAAGCAGGAGACGTGTCAAGGTGACTCAGGTGGTCCACTTTTCACccaaaatgttttcaatataaCAAATCGATTTGTGCAATATGGCGTTATATCATTTGGAAGTCAATCCTGTGgtataaacaaaaaccaacCTGGCGTATTTGCCTCAGTTCTCGATATGTTGCCTTGGATAACACAGAATCTATATTAG
- the LOC132785072 gene encoding serine protease grass-like: MKILDSVTHCGQRIPGAESLIVGSYGELTRKGEFPWMVLLKYETSGRPFLCGGSLITGRFVLTAAHCTTAPTKLIGVRLGEHNLDTDNDCSIWVGYKTDCLPPYEEFGIEDIRPHPKFEIHTNSYDIALIKLNQSVTFKPHIRPICLPIDKESKDIAFDQSFYIAGWGTTEKGMASHILLKAVVERQHLDVCRKYYNNATFTKNHICAVNDRKQETCRGDSGGPLFFLNHFKKTIRFVQYGVISFGGQSCGIYENQPGVFASVLDMLPWITQNVY; this comes from the exons ATGAAAATACTCGATTCTGTTACCCACTGTGGACAAAGAATACCAGGAGCCGAAAGTCTTATAGTGGGGAGCTATGGAGAGCTTACACGAAAAGGAGAATTTCCCTGGATGGTGCTGTTGAAATACGAGACATCAGGCCGACCTTTTCTTTGTGGCGGAAGTTTGATCACAGGTCGGTTCGTCTTAACTGCAGCTCACTGTACCACAGCTCCCACTAAGCT taTTGGCGTTCGTTTGGGAGAGCACAATCTCGATACTGATAATGATTGCAGCATTTGGGTTGGATATAAAACGGACTGTCTGCCACCCTATGAGGAGTTTGGCATCGAGGATATTCGACCACATCCCAAATTTGAAATACACACCAATAGTTATGATATAGCGTTGATTAAGCTTAATCAATCCGTCACATTTAAACCTCATATCAGGCCCATCTGTCTGCCCATTGATAAAGAGTCTAAAGACATTGCCTTCGATCAGAGCTTCTACATCGCCGGATGGGGTACAACAGAGAAAGGAATGGCATCTCATATTCTTCTAAAAGCGGTGGTTGAACGACAACATCTCGATGTTTGTcgaaaatactataataatgCCACATTCACTAAAAATCATATTTGCGCCGTAAACGATCGCAAGCAGGAGACGTGTCGAGGTGACTCAGGAGGTCCGCTTTTCTTCCTAAATCACTTTAAAAAGACAATTAGATTTGTTCAATATGGCGTTATATCTTTCGGAGGTCAGTCCTGTGGCATCTACGAAAACCAACCTGGCGTATTTGCCTCGGTTCTCGACATGTTGCCTTGGATAACACAGAATGTCTATTAA